One Rhodoferax sp. GW822-FHT02A01 genomic window, GGACGTCAACCTGTACCTAAACATGGACGGGCGCAATCTGATGACCATCAACAGCGGGCAGCACGGGCGCTTTTTCGGGCCACTTCTGGAAATGTGCGGCTTACCTCAAAGAGCACTTGTCTTGGAGATTTTAGAGTCACGTATCAGTGACCATGATCGCCTAGTCGAAGCGGTGTCCGCCTATACCAATCAAGGTTTCAAAATCGCGATTGACGATTTCGGTGCACGTGATTCGAACTTCGACCGACTTTGGATGCTGTCACCTCAGGTGGTGAAGATGGACCGCGCGCTTATTGTCAAGGCAGACGAAGATTCGCGCGTGAGGCGAATGCTGCCTAAATTGGTTGAAATTGTGCACGACTTGGAGGCAGAGGTTATTTTCGAAGGCATTGAAACTGAAGCTCAGCAAACCATTGCGAGAGACGCCGGCGCAGATATGGTGCAAGGGTTCATGCATGCCAGACCTTCAGCTGCGATTTTTTGGCCAGCTGAGTCGACTCTGACATTTGGTGCAAGCAACGACCGAAAAGTGGCGTAGCCGAAAAGTCAATGGCCTTCAATCAGTACAAACAGGGAAAATTATGAATTTCAACGATATGAAAATCTCCACCCGACTCACCCTTGGGTTCGGCATGATGGCACTCTTGGTCGCTTTCATAGGTGCTATGTCTACCATTAAGGTCTCGACGGTGGAGCAGGTGTTGTCTCAACTTACCGACGACCGTATTCCTAAACTGGAAACACTTCACAAGATCAATGACAATGTATTGCAGATCGGCCTATCGATGCGCAACATGGCCATCATGGGCGATGAGAAGGAGGTGAAGAAGCAAATAAAAATTATTGAGTCCGCACGCCTTAACATTGGCGAAAATATCGACAGACTCAGAAGCTTAGTTAAGAGCGAAAAGGGAAAGGAACTGTTAGCGAACATTGTAAACGCCCGTTCCACCTTTATACCAGCGCAGGATAAGTACATCGATTTGATAGGGGTTGGCCAAACCGAGGAGGCCAAAGCATATCTCCTGACAGAAGTCCGTCCCGCGCAAATGGTGTATCGCAATGCGGTTGATGCATTAATCGATTTCCAGAACACGCAGAGCCAGGCTTCGGCCAATGACGCCAACTCCGCAGTTGCAAGCCTCCAGGCTGCTGTATGGTCTTCAGGAACCATTGCGCTGGTGATCGCCGTGCTGATGGCTATTTGGATCATCCGCTCCATCACACATCCCCTCAACCAGGCTGTAAATATTTCGCGTGCCGTTGCAGATGGAGACTTGAGTGTTCAATTCAATGTCAAGGGAACGAGTGAAACCGCACAATTGCTGATGGCGCTTAAGGAGATGCAGTCCAGCTTGGTTGATGTCGTTGGCAAAGTTCGCCAAGGATCAGAAGCCGTAGCTGCCGCCTCTACACAAATTGCGCAAGGAAATCAGGATCTGAGCACACGCACGGAGAGTCAGGCGAGCGCCTTGCAGGAAACAGCGGCCTCCATGGAGCAGTTGTCCTCTACGGTCAAGCAAAACGCAGACAACTCCAGACAGGCCAATCAATTGGCTCAGAATGCCAGCACCGTCGCCCTAAGGGGTGGAGAAGTGGTGTCTCAGGTGGTGGACACTATGAAAGATATCAATGAATCTTCCAAAAAGATCGGAGACATTATTAGCGTCATCGACGGCATCGCCTTTCAGACAAACATATTGGCCCTCAACGCAGCGGTGGAGGCAGCACGCGCCGGGGAGCAAGGCCGTGGCTTTGCGGTGGTAGCCAGTGAAGTGCGCAGCCTGGCTGGTCGTTCAGCCAATGCGGCGAAGGAAATCAAGAGCCTGATTGACACCAGTGTGGAGCGGGTGGAGCAAGGCACGATGCTGGTCGACCAAGCCGGCGTCACCATGTCCGAAGTGGTGAACAGTATTCGCCGTGTGACCGACATCATGGGCGAAATCAGTGCCGCCAGCCAAGAACAGAGTGTTGGCGTTTCTCAAGTAGGTGATGCCGTTATGCAGATGGACCAGGTTACCCAGCAAAATGCAGCACTGGTGGAGGAGATGGCGGCAGCGGCCGGTAGCCTCAATACCCAGGCAGGAGACTTGGTGGACATCGTAACCGTATTCAAATTGGACCAAGGTCAAAACCTGTCTAATGTAAAGGTGAGCCCACATACTCCTCATGCAATCAAACTCAAGAAAGAGGATCACCGCGGCCGACTGGTGACCCAGGCAAAGGCCGAAGCCAGGACCCGCTTGTTCAGCGTTACGAAGCACGCTTCCACTATGCCATCATCTAAGCAAGATAGAACAGCGCTTGCAAGTGCTGGGGATGCCTGGGAATCCTTCTAAACATCGAACCATTTGCCATAGGACGCGTGATGAATGATCGCCA contains:
- a CDS encoding EAL domain-containing protein — encoded protein: MSFINQLEAGSDVQRDLSKFIADWNPNPSRNVRILFDANLGFYAHHCGIVLRSVFQPIFSISKSIPTGHEALLRATDGSGLSISPERVFEQTAGLKDTIFLDRICRMLHVVNFSRQAPGDVNLYLNMDGRNLMTINSGQHGRFFGPLLEMCGLPQRALVLEILESRISDHDRLVEAVSAYTNQGFKIAIDDFGARDSNFDRLWMLSPQVVKMDRALIVKADEDSRVRRMLPKLVEIVHDLEAEVIFEGIETEAQQTIARDAGADMVQGFMHARPSAAIFWPAESTLTFGASNDRKVA
- a CDS encoding methyl-accepting chemotaxis protein, producing MKISTRLTLGFGMMALLVAFIGAMSTIKVSTVEQVLSQLTDDRIPKLETLHKINDNVLQIGLSMRNMAIMGDEKEVKKQIKIIESARLNIGENIDRLRSLVKSEKGKELLANIVNARSTFIPAQDKYIDLIGVGQTEEAKAYLLTEVRPAQMVYRNAVDALIDFQNTQSQASANDANSAVASLQAAVWSSGTIALVIAVLMAIWIIRSITHPLNQAVNISRAVADGDLSVQFNVKGTSETAQLLMALKEMQSSLVDVVGKVRQGSEAVAAASTQIAQGNQDLSTRTESQASALQETAASMEQLSSTVKQNADNSRQANQLAQNASTVALRGGEVVSQVVDTMKDINESSKKIGDIISVIDGIAFQTNILALNAAVEAARAGEQGRGFAVVASEVRSLAGRSANAAKEIKSLIDTSVERVEQGTMLVDQAGVTMSEVVNSIRRVTDIMGEISAASQEQSVGVSQVGDAVMQMDQVTQQNAALVEEMAAAAGSLNTQAGDLVDIVTVFKLDQGQNLSNVKVSPHTPHAIKLKKEDHRGRLVTQAKAEARTRLFSVTKHASTMPSSKQDRTALASAGDAWESF